Proteins encoded in a region of the Leifsonia sp. PS1209 genome:
- a CDS encoding alpha/beta hydrolase, with amino-acid sequence MNTSIAREVHFLQRPEGRVSYTVEGSGPLVVAVPGMGDLRSSYRELVGPLVHAGYRVAVTDLRAHGDSDTTFREFGDIATGRDIIALIDELGGPAVILGNSMGAAAAAWAAAERPDAVAGLALYGPLLRDPAMSAFAVASIHGMYRVLFAAPWGASMWSGYYRSTLNKGRQAPWLGEHVAAIKTNMKEPGRLSSFRRLTLQLTHSVVEPRLPEVHAPILAFVGELDPDYKDPVAEAAWIASIGATTVLVGESGHYPHAARPDITVPQTVDFLARLRDGSEQGANAVTAAWAARA; translated from the coding sequence ATGAACACTTCCATCGCTCGTGAGGTCCACTTCCTCCAGCGCCCCGAGGGACGCGTGAGCTACACCGTCGAGGGCTCCGGCCCGCTCGTCGTCGCCGTGCCCGGCATGGGCGACCTCCGCTCCAGCTACCGCGAGCTCGTCGGCCCGCTCGTCCACGCCGGATACCGCGTGGCCGTCACCGACCTGCGGGCGCACGGCGACAGCGACACCACCTTCCGCGAGTTCGGCGACATCGCCACCGGCCGCGACATCATCGCCCTCATCGACGAACTCGGCGGCCCGGCCGTCATCCTCGGCAACTCGATGGGAGCGGCCGCCGCGGCGTGGGCGGCGGCCGAGCGACCGGATGCGGTCGCCGGGCTCGCCCTGTACGGCCCGCTCCTCCGCGACCCGGCCATGAGCGCCTTCGCCGTCGCGTCGATCCACGGGATGTACCGCGTGCTGTTCGCGGCGCCGTGGGGTGCATCCATGTGGTCCGGCTACTACCGCTCGACGCTCAACAAGGGCCGCCAGGCCCCGTGGCTGGGCGAGCACGTCGCCGCCATCAAGACGAACATGAAGGAGCCGGGCCGCCTGTCGTCGTTCCGTCGCCTCACCCTGCAACTCACCCACTCGGTGGTCGAACCCCGGCTGCCGGAGGTGCACGCCCCGATCCTCGCGTTCGTCGGCGAACTCGACCCCGACTACAAGGACCCGGTGGCCGAGGCCGCGTGGATCGCATCCATCGGCGCCACCACTGTGCTGGTGGGCGAATCGGGACACTACCCGCACGCAGCGCGGCCGGACATCACCGTGCCGCAGACCGTCGACTTCCTCGCCCGCCTCCGCGACGGGTCCGAGCAGGGCGCGAACGCGGTCACCGCTGCCTGGGCCGCCCGTGCCTAG
- a CDS encoding RNA polymerase sigma factor, whose amino-acid sequence MGDAGGEAARTVEAVWRIESSKLVAVLTRLVGDVGLAEELAQDALVAALEQWPQSGVPRNAGAWLTAVAKRRAIDGWRRQERLGDRYAQLAHDLEAERGADDPALLAEETIDDDLLRLVFISCHPVLTKPSRVALTLKLLGGLSTDEIARAYLVPSPTIAQRIVRAKRTLSAARVPFEVPDRSEFAARLGSVLEVIYLIFNEGYAATAGDDWMRPSLCQEALRLGRVLAELTPREPEVHGLVALMEFQASRLGARTTPAGEPVLLQDQDRSKWDRILITRGVEALRRSERLDRGRGPYALQAAIAACHATAPTAEATDWEEIVAIYGALAELQPNAVVELNRAVALSMAYGPEAGLDVVDRLVIDGALSSYHLLPTVRADLLFRLGRLAEAEREFERAAALTGNERERTLLLARAEECRRGKG is encoded by the coding sequence ATGGGGGATGCGGGCGGCGAGGCGGCGCGCACCGTCGAGGCGGTGTGGCGGATCGAGTCGAGCAAGCTGGTAGCCGTGCTCACCCGGCTGGTCGGCGACGTCGGCTTGGCCGAGGAGCTGGCCCAGGATGCGCTGGTCGCCGCCCTGGAGCAGTGGCCGCAGTCCGGCGTGCCCCGCAACGCCGGAGCCTGGCTGACCGCCGTCGCCAAGCGCAGGGCGATCGACGGCTGGCGCAGGCAGGAGCGCCTGGGCGACAGGTACGCGCAGCTCGCCCACGACCTCGAGGCGGAGCGCGGGGCAGACGATCCGGCCCTGCTCGCCGAGGAGACCATCGACGACGACCTGCTCCGGCTCGTCTTCATCTCCTGCCACCCCGTCCTCACCAAGCCGTCGAGGGTGGCGCTCACCCTCAAGCTGCTCGGCGGGCTGTCCACCGACGAGATCGCCCGCGCCTACCTCGTGCCGTCGCCCACCATCGCGCAGAGGATCGTCCGCGCCAAACGCACCCTCAGCGCCGCGCGGGTTCCGTTCGAGGTGCCGGACAGGTCCGAGTTCGCGGCCAGGCTCGGTTCCGTCCTCGAAGTGATCTACCTGATCTTCAACGAGGGCTACGCGGCGACAGCGGGAGACGACTGGATGCGCCCCAGTCTCTGCCAGGAAGCCCTCCGGCTCGGCCGCGTCCTCGCCGAGCTCACCCCGCGCGAGCCCGAGGTGCACGGGCTGGTGGCGCTGATGGAGTTCCAGGCGTCCCGGCTCGGCGCCCGCACCACCCCCGCCGGCGAGCCCGTGCTGCTGCAGGACCAGGACAGGTCGAAGTGGGATCGCATCCTGATCACCAGAGGCGTCGAGGCGCTGCGTCGCTCCGAGCGCCTGGACCGCGGCCGCGGCCCGTACGCCCTGCAGGCCGCCATCGCCGCCTGTCACGCCACGGCGCCGACAGCGGAGGCGACCGACTGGGAGGAGATCGTCGCGATCTACGGCGCGCTCGCCGAACTGCAGCCGAATGCGGTTGTCGAGCTGAACAGGGCGGTGGCGCTGTCGATGGCGTATGGACCGGAGGCAGGCCTGGACGTGGTCGACCGGCTGGTGATCGACGGGGCGCTCAGCAGCTACCACCTCCTGCCGACGGTGCGGGCCGACCTGCTCTTCCGCCTCGGGCGGCTCGCGGAGGCCGAGCGGGAGTTCGAGCGGGCGGCGGCGCTCACCGGGAACGAGCGCGAGCGGACGCTGCTGCTGGCGCGGGCGGAGGAGTGCCGACGCGGCAAAGGGTGA
- a CDS encoding YciI family protein translates to MKYMLILTADETTEAGGTPSEDDLNAMGAYNDELVKAGVLLAGEGLHPSSEGARVEYAGDERTVVDGPFTESKELIAGFWIIQTASREEALEWARRIPLTTGSVQVRKVFDVAEFDQDNVYVQKEKAWREAGGEPRTA, encoded by the coding sequence ATGAAGTACATGCTCATCCTCACCGCAGACGAGACGACGGAAGCGGGCGGCACCCCCAGCGAGGACGACCTCAACGCGATGGGCGCATACAACGACGAGCTGGTCAAGGCGGGCGTGCTGCTCGCTGGCGAGGGACTGCACCCCAGTTCGGAAGGCGCGCGCGTCGAGTACGCGGGCGACGAGCGCACGGTCGTCGACGGACCGTTCACCGAGAGTAAGGAGCTCATCGCCGGGTTCTGGATCATCCAGACGGCGAGCAGAGAAGAGGCGCTCGAATGGGCGCGCCGCATCCCGCTCACGACGGGCAGCGTGCAGGTGCGCAAGGTGTTCGACGTTGCCGAGTTCGACCAGGACAACGTCTACGTGCAGAAGGAGAAGGCCTGGCGCGAGGCCGGCGGAGAGCCCAGGACGGCGTAA
- a CDS encoding TetR-like C-terminal domain-containing protein, whose product MPRAGLSRAAVTAVALDLVDAGGAAGFDRLTLAAVASSAGVAVPSLYKHVASLDDLRRLVATESVAELTRMLAAATIGRSGGDALHAAADAMRAFAHAHPGRYAATQVAPRLGDDADAELAQRAAEALAVLTAALRAFDLPEDSTVDALRMLRSAIHGFVTLELGGGFGLPDDLDRSFRFLMDGVLRGIESLTPA is encoded by the coding sequence GTGCCTAGGGCCGGACTCTCGCGGGCGGCGGTCACCGCCGTCGCCCTCGACCTGGTGGATGCGGGCGGGGCGGCCGGGTTCGACCGCCTCACCCTGGCGGCCGTCGCGAGCAGCGCGGGCGTGGCGGTGCCGAGCCTCTACAAGCACGTCGCGTCGCTCGACGACCTCCGGCGCCTGGTCGCCACCGAGTCCGTCGCCGAGCTGACCAGGATGCTCGCGGCGGCGACCATCGGACGCTCCGGCGGCGACGCCCTGCACGCGGCGGCGGACGCGATGCGCGCCTTCGCGCACGCGCATCCCGGGCGGTACGCGGCCACGCAGGTGGCGCCGCGGCTCGGCGACGACGCGGACGCCGAACTCGCGCAGCGGGCTGCGGAAGCGCTCGCCGTCCTGACGGCGGCCCTCCGCGCGTTCGACCTGCCGGAGGACAGCACGGTCGACGCCCTCCGGATGCTCCGCAGCGCCATCCACGGTTTCGTCACCCTGGAACTCGGCGGCGGCTTCGGCCTCCCCGATGACCTCGACCGCAGCTTCAGGTTCCTGATGGACGGCGTGCTCCGCGGCATCGAGTCGCTGACGCCCGCCTGA
- a CDS encoding AAA family ATPase produces MQETELERERAVVSGLYERLDALRAETEDRLTRVRRESVGSNHQARSERDAFARLYEDQLTQLREVDSRLVFGRLLLEQPVDGTAHRYIGRIGLRDDEQRSLLVDWRAQQASAFYQATANERMGVRARRHLTMTGREVVRVDDEVFDEALLDGEDADSGQVQGEGALLAALTAQRTGRMHDIVATIQAEQDRIIRSDLRGALVVQGGPGTGKTAVALHRAAFLLYANRQRLSASGVLVVGPSPAFLRYIEAVLPSLGETGVVLRTLGDMFPGVEASGDDEPEAAKLKGSLQMVRLLSRAVRSRQKAPDAEQVVVVDNERLTVQPELIQRAISRAQRTGKPHNVARVTFVKHALGELVDLLAAQLRAGGSTIDEADLKVLREDLRTSYDVRVLLNTAWLPLTPQKFLQDLYSRPAWLAELTPRWSDAQRASLFRERTGRFTVSDVPLLDEAADLLGDFPGRPDAGARERERQRKRDVENAKAAIRNMGVQGLVNAEQLADGFAEREDTGTTAERAEADRLWTYGHVVVDEAQELSPMQWRMLVRRCPMKSFTIVGDIAQVASAAGATSWDEALRPSFKDAWRLEELTVNYRTPAQITREAEELATQAGLPITPTRAVREGDWPIRRVAAAADALPDAVADAVGHDRGIDASGTVAVIATSATVDAVAEAVTLRFGDEAARGAAGLSKPIAVLTGYEAKGLEFDAVVLADPDALAGETPRGAASLYVAMTRPTQRLTLVTRA; encoded by the coding sequence GTGCAGGAAACGGAACTCGAACGTGAGCGCGCCGTGGTCTCCGGACTGTATGAGCGACTGGATGCGCTCCGAGCGGAAACCGAGGATCGGCTCACCCGTGTGCGGCGTGAGAGCGTCGGGAGCAACCACCAGGCGCGGAGCGAACGGGATGCGTTCGCCCGCCTCTACGAAGACCAGCTGACCCAGCTGCGCGAGGTCGACTCCCGCCTGGTCTTCGGCAGGCTGCTGCTCGAACAGCCGGTCGACGGCACCGCCCACCGCTACATCGGCCGCATCGGGCTGCGCGACGACGAGCAGCGGTCGCTGCTCGTGGACTGGCGCGCCCAGCAGGCCAGCGCCTTCTACCAGGCGACGGCGAACGAACGGATGGGCGTCCGCGCCAGACGGCACCTGACGATGACGGGCCGCGAGGTGGTCCGCGTCGACGACGAGGTGTTCGACGAGGCGCTGCTCGACGGGGAGGACGCGGACAGCGGGCAGGTGCAGGGGGAGGGCGCGCTGCTCGCTGCGCTCACCGCCCAGCGCACCGGCCGGATGCACGACATCGTCGCGACCATCCAGGCGGAGCAGGACCGCATCATCCGGTCGGACCTGCGCGGGGCCCTCGTGGTGCAGGGCGGCCCTGGCACGGGCAAGACGGCCGTGGCTCTGCACCGGGCCGCGTTCCTGCTGTACGCGAACCGGCAGCGGCTGAGCGCATCCGGTGTGCTCGTCGTCGGTCCGTCTCCCGCGTTCCTGCGCTACATCGAGGCGGTGCTCCCGTCGCTCGGTGAGACCGGCGTCGTGCTGCGCACGCTGGGAGACATGTTCCCCGGCGTGGAGGCGAGCGGCGACGACGAGCCCGAGGCGGCGAAGCTGAAGGGTTCCCTGCAGATGGTGCGGCTGCTGTCGCGTGCTGTGCGCTCCCGGCAGAAGGCGCCGGACGCCGAGCAGGTGGTGGTGGTCGACAACGAGCGGCTGACCGTGCAGCCCGAGCTGATCCAGCGCGCGATCTCCCGGGCCCAGCGCACGGGCAAGCCGCACAACGTGGCGAGGGTCACGTTCGTGAAGCACGCGCTCGGCGAGCTGGTCGACCTGCTGGCCGCACAGCTGAGGGCGGGCGGCTCGACCATCGACGAGGCCGACCTCAAGGTGCTTCGGGAAGACCTGCGCACCTCGTACGACGTGCGGGTGCTGCTCAACACCGCCTGGCTGCCGCTCACTCCGCAGAAGTTCCTGCAAGACCTGTACTCGCGTCCTGCGTGGCTCGCCGAGCTGACGCCGCGCTGGTCAGACGCGCAGCGGGCGTCCTTGTTCCGCGAGCGCACCGGCCGGTTCACGGTGTCCGACGTCCCGCTGCTCGACGAGGCGGCCGACCTGCTTGGCGACTTCCCCGGGCGCCCGGATGCCGGGGCGCGCGAGCGGGAGCGGCAGAGGAAGCGGGACGTGGAGAACGCGAAGGCGGCCATCCGGAACATGGGGGTGCAGGGCCTCGTGAACGCGGAGCAGCTGGCCGACGGTTTCGCCGAGCGCGAGGACACGGGCACGACGGCCGAGCGCGCGGAGGCCGACCGGCTGTGGACGTACGGCCACGTGGTGGTGGACGAGGCGCAGGAGCTGTCGCCGATGCAGTGGAGGATGCTGGTGCGCCGCTGCCCGATGAAGTCTTTCACGATCGTCGGGGACATCGCCCAGGTCGCGTCGGCCGCCGGTGCGACGAGCTGGGACGAAGCGCTGCGCCCGTCGTTCAAGGACGCCTGGCGTCTGGAGGAGCTGACCGTCAACTACCGCACCCCCGCGCAGATCACTCGGGAGGCGGAGGAGCTGGCGACGCAGGCCGGTCTGCCGATCACGCCGACGCGCGCTGTGCGCGAGGGCGACTGGCCCATCCGCAGGGTGGCCGCAGCGGCCGACGCGCTCCCGGATGCTGTCGCGGACGCGGTCGGGCACGACCGCGGCATCGACGCCTCCGGAACAGTGGCGGTGATCGCGACGTCGGCGACAGTGGATGCGGTGGCGGAGGCGGTCACGCTCCGCTTCGGCGACGAGGCGGCGCGCGGGGCGGCAGGACTGTCGAAGCCGATCGCCGTGCTCACCGGCTACGAGGCGAAGGGCCTCGAGTTCGACGCGGTGGTGCTGGCCGACCCGGATGCGCTGGCCGGCGAGACCCCGCGCGGCGCCGCGTCGCTGTACGTGGCGATGACGCGCCCGACGCAACGGCTCACCCTGGTGACGCGGGCGTAG
- a CDS encoding universal stress protein, whose product MNDRGHGHGPVLVGIDGSTGALAALREAVILAEAFRRPLEAVAVWQPSTSMYDAYYPDAESSPRSVALRNAREASTAAFGAKPPDWFSTRAQQGNPGAVFVEASRTASYLVLGSRGRGGLTTALLGSVSVHCASHARCPVLIVGPDVAETM is encoded by the coding sequence ATGAACGATCGCGGCCACGGTCACGGGCCCGTGTTGGTGGGCATCGACGGTTCCACCGGCGCGCTGGCCGCGCTCAGGGAGGCGGTCATCCTGGCGGAGGCCTTCAGGCGGCCGCTCGAGGCCGTCGCCGTCTGGCAGCCGTCGACCTCGATGTACGACGCGTACTACCCCGACGCCGAGTCGTCGCCGCGCAGCGTGGCCCTGCGGAACGCGCGGGAGGCGTCGACCGCGGCGTTCGGCGCGAAGCCTCCGGACTGGTTCAGCACGCGGGCGCAGCAGGGGAACCCGGGCGCCGTGTTCGTCGAGGCGAGCCGCACGGCGTCGTATCTGGTGCTCGGCAGCCGGGGGAGGGGCGGGCTGACCACGGCGCTGCTCGGCTCGGTGAGCGTGCACTGCGCGTCGCACGCGCGCTGCCCCGTGCTCATCGTCGGGCCGGATGTGGCGGAGACGATGTGA
- a CDS encoding DEAD/DEAH box helicase, whose product MSQNTFAGLGVPAPLVAVLAADGKTEPFPIQADTLPDTLAGRDVLGRGKTGSGKTIAFALPMAARLGTKLAGGKRRAGRPLGLVLAPTRELATQISATMQPLADAYGLKTTTIFGGVSQQRQVAALKDGVDIVVACPGRLEDLMKQGFVSLDAVEITVLDEADHMADLGFLPVVTRILDKTPTGGQRLLFSATLDNGVDKIVKKFLSNEVLHSVDDANSHVDAMTHHVFEVDSLEAKKDLVEKLASGASRRILFTRTKHHAKKLAKQLTASGIPAVDLHGNLSQVARDRNLAAFGAGDVRVLVATDVAARGVHVDNVELVVHVDPPMEHKAYLHRSGRTARAGSSGDVVTVMLSSQKSDVKTLLRKAAIDAAPQVVTATSAAVVTLVGETAAYVKPAPKEAVQQQRGGGQSQGANAQRKRAQRDGSGADGERGGRGGGRGGGGRGGDASRGDGGRGRDGGQGRDSQARDGQARDGRASGEAGRPRRDRSGRPAGAGRGAAATTSHGSGSASAGGQRSGGSGNGGQRSGGSGNGGQRSGNGGGLRVGSLVGGSTQRGNGPRRARG is encoded by the coding sequence TTGTCTCAGAACACTTTCGCCGGTCTCGGCGTGCCCGCCCCTCTCGTCGCCGTGCTCGCAGCCGACGGCAAGACCGAGCCGTTCCCGATCCAGGCAGACACCCTGCCGGACACCCTGGCCGGCCGCGACGTGCTCGGCCGCGGCAAGACCGGGTCCGGCAAGACCATCGCCTTCGCCCTGCCGATGGCCGCGCGCCTCGGCACCAAGCTCGCCGGCGGCAAGCGTCGCGCCGGCCGTCCCCTCGGCCTCGTCCTCGCCCCCACCCGCGAGCTCGCCACCCAGATCTCCGCCACGATGCAGCCGCTCGCCGACGCGTACGGCCTGAAGACCACCACGATCTTCGGCGGCGTCTCCCAGCAGCGCCAGGTCGCAGCCCTGAAGGACGGCGTCGACATCGTCGTCGCCTGCCCCGGCCGCCTCGAAGACCTGATGAAGCAGGGCTTCGTCTCCCTCGACGCCGTCGAGATCACCGTGCTCGACGAGGCCGACCACATGGCCGACCTCGGCTTCCTGCCGGTCGTCACGCGCATCCTGGACAAGACGCCCACCGGCGGCCAGCGCCTGCTGTTCTCGGCGACGCTCGACAACGGCGTGGACAAGATCGTCAAGAAGTTCCTCAGCAACGAGGTGCTGCACTCGGTCGACGACGCGAACAGCCACGTGGATGCGATGACCCACCACGTCTTCGAGGTCGACTCCCTCGAAGCCAAAAAAGACCTGGTCGAGAAGCTCGCGTCCGGCGCCAGCCGCCGCATCCTGTTCACCAGGACCAAGCACCACGCCAAGAAGCTGGCCAAGCAGCTCACCGCCTCCGGGATCCCGGCGGTCGACCTGCACGGCAACCTGTCGCAGGTGGCCCGCGACCGCAACCTCGCCGCGTTCGGCGCAGGGGATGTGCGCGTGCTCGTCGCGACGGACGTCGCGGCCCGCGGTGTGCACGTCGACAACGTCGAGCTGGTCGTGCACGTCGACCCGCCGATGGAGCACAAGGCGTACCTGCACCGCTCCGGCCGCACGGCCCGTGCCGGCAGCTCGGGCGACGTGGTGACGGTCATGCTGTCGTCGCAGAAGTCCGACGTGAAGACGCTGCTCCGCAAGGCAGCGATCGACGCGGCGCCCCAGGTGGTCACCGCGACCTCGGCCGCTGTGGTCACGCTCGTCGGCGAGACGGCCGCGTACGTGAAGCCCGCTCCGAAGGAAGCCGTGCAGCAGCAGCGCGGCGGCGGCCAGTCGCAGGGTGCGAACGCGCAGCGCAAGCGCGCCCAGCGCGACGGCTCGGGAGCTGACGGCGAGCGCGGCGGTCGTGGCGGCGGTCGTGGTGGTGGCGGACGCGGCGGCGACGCTTCGCGCGGCGACGGCGGACGCGGACGCGACGGCGGCCAGGGCCGCGACAGCCAGGCTCGCGACGGACAGGCTCGCGACGGGCGCGCATCCGGTGAGGCCGGGCGTCCGCGCCGCGACCGCTCCGGACGCCCGGCCGGCGCAGGCCGCGGAGCCGCAGCGACCACGTCGCACGGTTCCGGCTCCGCCTCGGCCGGCGGCCAGCGCAGCGGCGGCTCCGGCAACGGCGGCCAGCGCTCCGGTGGTTCCGGCAACGGCGGCCAGCGCTCCGGCAACGGCGGCGGCCTGCGCGTCGGCAGCCTCGTCGGCGGCAGCACCCAGCGCGGCAACGGCCCGCGCCGCGCGCGCGGCTAG
- a CDS encoding M15 family metallopeptidase has product MRLRNLLVAVTAATIVVAITGCSSPGIHSGAGSLGAAPQLPSAGSGSGAGSGSAQLGQDDGYIPTGETVALTDDVPAVTRLDHRLLEALDRAATAAADRDVTFTLTDGWRSERYQQSLFDDAVQKYGSEEEASKWVKRGDESKHVRGEAVDIATADAMDWLTRFGGEYGLCQVYANEAWHFELTADSDGVCPAQLPDGTAG; this is encoded by the coding sequence GTGCGTCTCAGAAACCTCCTCGTCGCCGTGACGGCCGCGACCATCGTCGTCGCCATCACCGGATGCTCCTCCCCGGGCATCCACTCGGGCGCCGGCTCGCTCGGGGCGGCGCCTCAGCTGCCGTCCGCGGGGTCTGGGTCGGGCGCAGGCTCGGGCTCGGCGCAGCTCGGCCAGGACGACGGGTACATCCCCACCGGCGAGACCGTCGCGCTCACCGACGACGTCCCCGCCGTGACCCGGCTCGACCACCGGCTGCTGGAGGCGCTGGACAGGGCCGCGACGGCGGCCGCCGACCGCGACGTGACCTTCACCCTCACCGACGGCTGGCGCAGCGAGCGCTACCAGCAGTCCCTCTTCGACGATGCCGTGCAGAAGTACGGCAGCGAGGAGGAGGCGAGCAAGTGGGTGAAGCGGGGAGACGAGTCGAAGCACGTGCGCGGCGAGGCGGTCGACATCGCGACGGCAGACGCGATGGACTGGCTCACCCGCTTCGGCGGGGAGTACGGGCTGTGCCAGGTCTACGCGAACGAGGCGTGGCATTTCGAGCTGACGGCCGACAGTGACGGGGTGTGCCCGGCGCAGCTGCCGGATGGGACGGCCGGCTGA
- a CDS encoding 2-phosphosulfolactate phosphatase, giving the protein MTEHATASTATSTAATAASPAHAQAKYQLRFDWAHDGLATVASDADIVVWVDVLPPVGADQHATARDALPHIPESAAVVAGGLTTASAVAAWIIAEQVRLGRRAMVAIVAAGGTTASGGVRFAVEDQLAAGAIVDALAAVGIDYSSPEAAAACAAFTGLRGAVAHLLTASASGQEHVAAGRTPAEIAPAGRVDTVNDVTILRGPSDAE; this is encoded by the coding sequence GTGACCGAGCACGCCACCGCATCCACAGCCACCAGCACCGCCGCCACCGCCGCATCTCCCGCCCACGCGCAGGCCAAGTACCAGCTCCGCTTCGACTGGGCGCACGACGGCCTCGCCACGGTCGCCTCCGACGCCGACATCGTGGTCTGGGTCGACGTGCTCCCTCCGGTGGGCGCCGACCAGCACGCGACAGCACGGGATGCGCTGCCCCACATCCCCGAGTCCGCCGCGGTCGTCGCCGGCGGCCTGACCACCGCTTCGGCCGTCGCCGCGTGGATCATCGCCGAGCAGGTGCGGCTCGGCCGCCGCGCGATGGTCGCGATCGTCGCAGCGGGAGGGACCACCGCATCCGGCGGCGTGCGGTTCGCGGTCGAGGACCAGCTCGCGGCTGGGGCGATCGTGGATGCGCTCGCCGCCGTCGGCATCGACTACAGCTCCCCGGAGGCCGCGGCGGCGTGTGCCGCGTTCACCGGTCTGCGCGGCGCCGTCGCGCACCTGCTCACCGCGTCGGCGTCCGGTCAGGAGCACGTGGCAGCGGGCAGGACTCCCGCGGAGATCGCCCCGGCCGGCCGGGTGGACACCGTGAACGACGTGACGATCCTGCGAGGCCCGTCAGACGCGGAATGA
- a CDS encoding DUF1684 domain-containing protein, producing MTIETPQAAKAVTAVQTADWRRRVFGMYASVRRMAATDPATAHAHWISCRNDLFSSHPATPLLPEDRDTFTGLPVVPYDPEWRFELPIIPAAEPRRMDVETGTDGIVPFELLGAVHVPFAGSLDVWRLSSYGGGIFVPVKDALAGKPGGTYGGGRYLIDTVKGADLGIDADDEATLVLDFNFAYNPSCAYDPAWACPLAQAGNTLAVEIPVGERYNGEH from the coding sequence ATGACGATCGAGACACCGCAGGCGGCGAAAGCCGTCACCGCCGTGCAGACGGCCGACTGGCGGCGGCGCGTGTTCGGGATGTACGCGTCCGTGCGCAGGATGGCGGCGACCGACCCCGCCACGGCCCACGCGCACTGGATCTCCTGCCGCAACGACCTGTTCTCCTCGCATCCGGCCACTCCCCTGCTGCCGGAGGACAGGGACACGTTCACCGGGCTCCCCGTCGTCCCGTACGACCCGGAATGGCGGTTCGAGTTGCCGATCATCCCCGCCGCGGAGCCGCGGAGGATGGATGTGGAGACCGGCACGGACGGGATCGTGCCGTTCGAGCTGCTCGGCGCCGTGCACGTTCCGTTCGCCGGGTCGCTCGACGTGTGGCGGCTGTCGTCGTACGGCGGAGGGATCTTCGTCCCGGTGAAAGACGCGCTCGCCGGAAAGCCGGGAGGCACGTACGGCGGGGGCCGCTACCTGATCGACACCGTCAAGGGCGCCGACCTGGGGATCGACGCCGACGACGAGGCCACCCTGGTGCTCGACTTCAACTTCGCGTACAACCCGTCCTGCGCCTACGACCCCGCGTGGGCGTGCCCGCTCGCGCAGGCGGGGAACACCCTCGCGGTCGAGATCCCGGTCGGCGAACGGTACAACGGCGAGCACTGA
- a CDS encoding EVE domain-containing protein encodes MAIRYWLGVVQQDHVLRGVAAGIAQVNHGAKAPLERMSAADGFVYYSPKTTFPDGEPLKQFTAIGRIADDDVYQTTQGPSMRGPAGDFKPWRRRVDWEHEAEATPIRPLLPVLDLTRDKPDWGYQLRRGLIEITRHDFELIRRQMRRPSPDDPHAKPLARRATMSR; translated from the coding sequence ATGGCGATCCGGTACTGGCTGGGAGTGGTGCAGCAGGACCATGTGCTCCGCGGGGTCGCCGCAGGCATCGCGCAGGTCAACCACGGGGCCAAGGCGCCGCTCGAACGCATGAGCGCGGCGGACGGCTTCGTCTACTACTCGCCCAAGACCACGTTCCCGGACGGCGAGCCGCTCAAGCAGTTCACCGCGATCGGCCGCATCGCGGACGACGACGTCTACCAGACCACCCAGGGTCCGTCGATGCGCGGTCCCGCCGGCGATTTCAAGCCGTGGCGCCGTCGCGTCGACTGGGAGCACGAGGCGGAGGCGACGCCCATCCGGCCCCTGCTGCCCGTGCTCGACCTCACCAGGGACAAGCCGGATTGGGGCTACCAGCTGCGCCGTGGGCTGATCGAGATCACCCGCCACGACTTCGAGCTGATCCGCCGTCAGATGCGCCGTCCGTCACCGGACGACCCACACGCGAAACCGCTCGCGCGCCGGGCTACGATGTCCCGGTGA